One genomic region from Terasakiella sp. SH-1 encodes:
- a CDS encoding cadherin-like domain-containing protein, with translation MEVKAGTKSSIEMFDLENMGQQEGLSNQVVEVSNFEIEQESDLTLQATHIANDKDKARLAQEIALKDSAEFAEESIEIQRLHVRVDQATLQEAAANDKLILLQLDLSPYQTEAGEQIILRNLPEGVEVSTGTVQEDGSITIETDEASDVAIAINPTTVETFQLQVDLLPLLEDSDTEADTTESEENSSLTTTPVEDLILTEAIEDINDAPEVSGPTSFTVNEDGTITITEAQLLANSSDADGDTLSITGLTATGGTLTDNNDGTWTFQPAADFNGDIDLSYNVSDGTTVTPAGGTIQVTAVNDAPDAGADTSFTMSEDGTITITQAQLLANSSDVDGDNLSVSNLSVDGGTLVDNNDGTWTFTPAADFNGDINLSYDVTDGSLSDTAAGVIDVTAVNDAPDVSGATGFRVNEDGSLTITEAQLLANSSDVDGDSLSVQNLSASGGNLTDNNDGTWTFQPASGFNGQISLSYDVSDGTTTTAATGNISVGAVNDAPDTTNDTGSTTEDNAVTLNLLANDSDIDGDSLTITQIDGQNISVGGSVNVDNGSVTLNANGTVTFTPDANYNGSETFQYTVSDGTATTTADATVTVSAVNDGPTAVNDTGTTTEDNAVTLNLLTNDSDIDGDSLTITQIDGQNISIGGSVNVDNGSVTLNANGTVTFTPDANYNGSETFQYTVSDGTATTTADATVTVSAVNDGPTAVNDTGTTTEDNAVTLNLLTNDSDIDGDSLTITQIDGQNISVGGSVNVDNGSVTLNANGTVTFTPDANYNGSETFQYTVSDGTATTTADATVTVSAVNDGPTAVNDSASVNEDSSVKMNLTSNDSDIDGDSLTITQIDGQNVSAGDTVDVGNGQVTLNADGTVSFTGDADYNGSETFQYTVSDGTTTNTANATVTVNAVNDAPVVSGATSFNTDEDSSLTITEAQLLAKASDVDGDSLSVQNLQASGGSLTNNNDGTWTFQPSADFSGDINLTYDVSDGTTTTPGTGTIAVNELDNVGDTVTVSATPIYKTVTTQTAKDWSYSGGGRNANNLDVNSTAEAIEAANGNNHTTGDMVFMNINKSTFDLDNTDDIFVVKNNASDLTLNVGDGNNVVIFEKDPGDNVNITGGSGGDVLSLPGNQADYDLSGLTDNSGILGGQITGPGNMNVTLNNFEAVKFADGSTGDSTLIYDTSSEQVLDTAAMQANGDYQDINNEWVQDATVTLSDNDEAGTVTGTSNDDVISGNDGNDTLSGGTGDDIIVGGDGDDDITGGAGDDVIDGGDGTDLFHFGGGSGDDIISGGDGGSWMDTVELVNEDGTAVAENEWTLTLNSGSIENQADGYIELSQDSDGTITFSDGSELTFDGIERFEW, from the coding sequence ATGGAAGTCAAAGCAGGTACAAAAAGCAGTATCGAAATGTTCGATCTGGAAAATATGGGGCAGCAGGAAGGGCTTTCCAATCAAGTTGTCGAAGTCAGTAACTTTGAAATTGAACAGGAAAGCGACCTGACCCTGCAAGCAACCCACATTGCCAACGATAAAGACAAGGCCCGTCTGGCACAGGAAATTGCCCTGAAAGATTCAGCTGAATTCGCAGAAGAGTCTATTGAAATCCAAAGGCTTCACGTAAGGGTAGACCAAGCAACCCTTCAAGAAGCCGCCGCCAATGACAAGCTCATTCTCCTGCAACTTGATCTTTCCCCCTATCAAACAGAAGCTGGTGAACAAATCATCCTGCGCAACCTTCCAGAAGGGGTCGAAGTTTCCACGGGCACTGTTCAGGAAGATGGGTCCATCACAATTGAAACAGATGAAGCAAGCGACGTTGCCATCGCAATCAACCCCACAACCGTTGAGACCTTCCAGTTACAAGTCGACCTTCTCCCCCTCCTTGAAGACTCCGACACAGAAGCGGATACAACAGAATCAGAAGAAAACTCTTCTCTAACCACAACGCCTGTAGAAGACCTCATCCTTACTGAAGCTATTGAAGATATAAACGATGCCCCAGAAGTCTCTGGCCCAACAAGTTTTACGGTAAATGAAGACGGCACCATCACCATTACAGAAGCCCAGTTACTGGCCAATTCCTCTGATGCGGATGGAGATACCCTGTCGATCACAGGGCTAACAGCCACAGGCGGGACGCTCACCGACAATAACGACGGCACATGGACCTTCCAGCCTGCTGCTGATTTCAATGGTGACATTGATCTAAGCTATAATGTCAGCGACGGCACCACTGTGACACCGGCGGGAGGCACCATTCAGGTCACAGCCGTCAATGATGCACCAGACGCAGGGGCTGATACCAGCTTCACCATGAGTGAAGACGGCACCATCACCATTACACAGGCCCAATTACTTGCCAATTCTTCTGATGTAGATGGCGATAACCTAAGCGTTTCAAATCTCAGTGTTGATGGCGGCACACTGGTCGATAATAACGATGGTACATGGACCTTTACCCCTGCTGCCGACTTCAACGGTGATATCAACCTCAGTTACGATGTCACCGATGGTAGCCTGAGCGATACGGCGGCAGGCGTCATTGATGTCACGGCCGTCAACGATGCTCCAGATGTCTCTGGCGCTACAGGCTTCCGCGTGAATGAAGACGGCTCACTGACCATCACAGAAGCACAATTACTTGCCAATTCTTCTGACGTAGATGGCGATAGTCTTTCCGTACAAAACCTGTCTGCCAGCGGCGGCAATCTAACAGATAATAATGACGGCACATGGACCTTCCAGCCTGCCAGTGGCTTTAACGGTCAAATCAGCCTGTCTTATGATGTGTCTGATGGCACAACCACAACAGCGGCCACAGGCAATATCTCTGTGGGTGCCGTCAATGATGCACCAGACACCACAAATGATACAGGCTCGACAACAGAAGACAACGCTGTCACCCTCAACCTGCTTGCCAATGACAGCGATATCGACGGTGACAGCCTGACCATCACCCAGATTGATGGGCAGAACATCTCGGTTGGTGGATCGGTCAATGTGGATAATGGCTCTGTTACCCTGAACGCCAATGGCACTGTGACCTTTACGCCGGATGCCAACTATAATGGGTCTGAGACCTTCCAATATACCGTCTCTGACGGCACGGCCACCACAACAGCCGATGCCACGGTCACCGTTTCTGCGGTGAATGATGGGCCGACGGCGGTCAATGATACAGGCACCACCACAGAAGATAATGCCGTTACCCTCAACCTGCTGACCAACGACAGCGATATCGACGGCGACAGCCTGACCATCACCCAGATTGATGGGCAGAATATCTCGATTGGTGGATCGGTCAATGTGGATAATGGCTCTGTCACCCTGAACGCCAATGGCACCGTCACCTTTACACCAGATGCCAACTATAATGGATCCGAGACCTTCCAATATACCGTCTCTGACGGCACGGCCACCACAACAGCCGATGCTACGGTCACAGTCTCCGCTGTGAATGATGGGCCGACGGCGGTCAATGATACAGGCACCACCACAGAAGATAATGCCGTTACCCTCAACCTGCTGACCAACGACAGCGATATCGACGGCGATAGCCTGACCATCACACAGATTGATGGGCAGAATATCTCGGTTGGTGGATCGGTCAATGTGGATAATGGCTCTGTCACCCTGAACGCCAATGGCACCGTCACCTTTACACCGGATGCCAACTATAATGGGTCTGAGACTTTCCAATATACCGTCTCTGACGGCACCGCGACCACAACAGCTGATGCCACCGTCACGGTTTCTGCGGTGAATGATGGGCCGACGGCGGTGAACGATAGCGCCAGCGTCAATGAGGATAGTTCAGTTAAAATGAACCTCACCTCCAACGATAGCGATATTGACGGGGACAGCCTAACGATTACACAGATTGACGGACAAAATGTCTCCGCAGGTGATACGGTGGATGTCGGCAATGGGCAGGTGACACTGAATGCAGATGGAACTGTCAGCTTTACCGGAGATGCTGATTATAATGGGTCTGAGACATTCCAGTATACTGTTTCTGACGGCACAACAACAAATACAGCCAATGCAACTGTCACCGTTAATGCGGTAAATGATGCTCCCGTTGTTTCTGGCGCAACGTCTTTTAACACAGATGAAGATTCATCCCTCACCATCACCGAAGCCCAGCTCCTCGCCAAAGCAAGCGATGTAGATGGCGACAGTCTGTCCGTGCAAAACCTGCAAGCCAGTGGTGGTTCCCTGACCAATAACAATGATGGCACATGGACCTTCCAGCCAAGTGCGGATTTCAGCGGCGATATCAACCTGACTTATGATGTCTCTGATGGCACGACCACAACACCGGGCACCGGAACAATTGCCGTAAATGAACTGGATAATGTGGGCGATACAGTCACCGTTTCCGCCACCCCAATTTATAAAACCGTGACCACCCAGACAGCCAAAGACTGGTCCTATAGTGGTGGCGGGCGTAACGCCAACAATCTGGATGTTAATTCCACAGCCGAAGCCATTGAAGCTGCCAACGGCAATAACCATACAACTGGTGACATGGTCTTTATGAACATCAACAAGTCGACCTTTGATCTGGATAACACCGATGATATTTTTGTCGTGAAAAACAATGCCAGTGACCTGACGTTAAATGTTGGTGACGGCAATAATGTCGTTATCTTTGAAAAAGACCCCGGCGACAACGTTAATATCACAGGGGGAAGCGGAGGCGATGTTCTATCCCTGCCGGGTAATCAAGCCGATTATGACCTATCGGGGCTGACAGATAACTCAGGAATACTGGGGGGACAAATCACAGGCCCCGGCAACATGAATGTCACCCTGAATAATTTTGAAGCCGTTAAATTTGCCGATGGAAGCACAGGCGATAGCACACTGATTTATGATACATCATCTGAACAGGTGCTTGATACGGCTGCTATGCAAGCCAATGGCGATTATCAGGATATCAATAATGAATGGGTCCAAGATGCCACGGTGACACTCAGCGATAATGACGAGGCAGGAACTGTAACTGGCACCAGCAATGATGATGTGATCTCCGGGAATGATGGAAATGACACCCTTAGCGGTGGGACTGGTGACGATATCATCGTTGGCGGTGATGGCGATGACGACATCACAGGTGGGGCCGGCGATGATGTTATTGATGGCGGTGATGGCACCGACCTGTTCCACTTTGGCGGCGGATCGGGCGATGACATCATCTCTGGTGGCGATGGCGGCAGCTGGATGGATACGGTTGAGCTGGTCAACGAAGACGGCACCGCTGTAGCTGAAAATGAATGGACCCTGACCTTAAACAGCGGCTCTATCGAAAATCAGGCTGATGGCTATATCGAACTATCACAAGATTCAGACGGGACGATCACTTTCTCTGATGGCAGTGAACTTACCTTTGACGGGATTGAACGTTTCGAATGGTAA